One genomic window of Streptomonospora nanhaiensis includes the following:
- a CDS encoding DUF2516 family protein, whose protein sequence is MWWLIYVAIFVTSLFALVDAARTPSQAFPAMDKQTKKLWLVLLGVSTFVSFSAVFTSVRFFVFIALIVALIYLLDVRPAVRGIGRKDGPYGPW, encoded by the coding sequence ATGTGGTGGCTCATCTACGTCGCGATCTTCGTGACCAGCCTGTTCGCCCTGGTCGACGCCGCACGCACGCCCTCCCAGGCGTTCCCCGCCATGGACAAGCAGACCAAGAAGCTGTGGCTGGTCCTGCTGGGGGTCTCCACCTTCGTGTCGTTCAGCGCGGTGTTCACCTCAGTACGGTTCTTCGTCTTCATCGCGCTGATCGTCGCGCTGATCTACCTGCTCGACGTCCGCCCGGCCGTGCGCGGTATCGGGCGCAAGGACGGGCCCTACGGCCCCTGGTAG
- a CDS encoding BlaI/MecI/CopY family transcriptional regulator, producing MNRLGDLERAVMDVLWQRNEPLTVREVGRALADRDLAHTTVMTVLDRLAKKGVVARAREGRAWRYRPAASRENYVSELMFDALGQTGDRDAALAAFVRSMSGPEAEALRRALAEIDEPRT from the coding sequence ATGAATCGGCTCGGCGACCTCGAACGCGCGGTGATGGATGTACTGTGGCAGCGGAACGAGCCTTTGACGGTCCGTGAGGTGGGCCGTGCTCTCGCGGACCGCGACCTCGCGCACACGACTGTCATGACCGTGCTGGACCGGCTTGCCAAGAAGGGGGTCGTGGCACGGGCTCGCGAAGGACGCGCGTGGCGCTACCGCCCGGCAGCCAGCCGGGAGAACTACGTCTCGGAGCTCATGTTCGACGCGCTCGGCCAGACGGGCGACCGCGATGCCGCCCTGGCCGCGTTCGTCCGCTCGATGAGCGGTCCCGAGGCCGAGGCGCTGCGCCGCGCGCTCGCGGAAATCGACGAGCCGAGGACGTAG
- a CDS encoding O-acetyl-ADP-ribose deacetylase, which yields MEITLVEGDITEQRVDAVVNAANSALLGGGGVDGAIHRRGGPRVLAACRELRATVLPDGLPAGQAVATTAGDLPATWVVHTVGPVHSTREDRSAVLAACHRNSLRVAADLGARTVAFPAISTGVYGWPVDSAAQIAVRAVRAVAAQDASTTVGEVRFVLFGREAYQAFARALG from the coding sequence ATGGAGATCACCCTGGTCGAGGGCGACATCACCGAGCAGCGGGTCGACGCGGTCGTCAACGCCGCCAACTCCGCCCTGCTGGGCGGGGGCGGCGTGGACGGCGCGATCCACCGCAGAGGGGGGCCGCGGGTGCTCGCCGCCTGCCGCGAACTGCGGGCCACCGTCCTGCCCGACGGGCTGCCCGCCGGGCAGGCGGTGGCGACCACCGCCGGGGACCTGCCGGCCACCTGGGTCGTCCACACCGTCGGCCCCGTCCACAGCACCCGCGAGGACCGCTCCGCGGTCCTCGCCGCCTGCCACCGCAACAGCCTGCGCGTGGCCGCTGACCTGGGCGCCCGGACTGTGGCGTTCCCCGCGATCTCGACCGGGGTCTACGGCTGGCCGGTCGACTCCGCCGCGCAGATCGCGGTGCGCGCGGTCCGGGCGGTCGCGGCCCAGGATGCGTCGACTACAGTGGGTGAGGTCCGGTTCGTGCTGTTCGGCAGGGAAGCGTATCAGGCGTTCGCACGGGCACTCGGCTGA
- a CDS encoding M56 family metallopeptidase has product MVSAALLTTIAVGCFVAAARLRRASWPARGPYVAVIAWQVLGLAWGFSTIGALLAFGLAPYGRGVIGGLFALAEDAWAHDLYLSRISGTTLGATQVGAVVLAFSLTLLLFSGLTASFVQVLRVRRRHHDLLRLVAHDDPEVPGARILDHPTAAAYCLPGVLRSEVVISAGALKVLDPSELAAVIAHEHAHLRQRHDLVLLPFSSLKRAFPHVKVVETYYRAVALLIEMCADDQARRERSPRELAMALLRFGASGASPVPAGALAVTTDEPEVLTRVSRLLNPAKALTPSQSAGVLGAAVLLMASILTLWHVPL; this is encoded by the coding sequence ATGGTCAGTGCCGCACTGCTCACCACCATCGCGGTTGGCTGTTTCGTGGCCGCGGCACGACTCCGGCGGGCCTCCTGGCCCGCGCGCGGGCCCTACGTCGCCGTGATCGCCTGGCAGGTGCTGGGCCTGGCCTGGGGCTTCTCCACCATCGGCGCGCTGCTCGCGTTCGGCCTGGCCCCCTACGGGCGCGGCGTCATCGGCGGGCTGTTCGCGCTGGCCGAGGACGCCTGGGCGCACGACCTCTACCTGTCGCGGATCTCCGGCACCACGCTGGGCGCCACCCAGGTGGGCGCGGTCGTCCTCGCCTTCAGCCTGACCCTGCTGCTGTTCAGCGGCCTGACGGCGTCGTTCGTGCAGGTGCTGCGCGTGCGCCGGCGCCACCACGATCTGCTGCGGCTGGTCGCCCACGACGACCCCGAGGTGCCCGGCGCGCGCATCCTGGACCACCCCACGGCCGCGGCCTACTGCCTGCCGGGCGTGCTGCGCTCGGAGGTGGTGATCAGCGCGGGCGCGCTGAAGGTGCTCGACCCCAGCGAGTTGGCCGCGGTGATCGCCCACGAGCACGCGCACCTGCGCCAGCGCCACGACCTCGTGCTGCTGCCGTTCTCCTCGCTCAAGCGGGCGTTTCCGCACGTGAAGGTGGTCGAGACCTACTACCGCGCGGTGGCGCTGCTGATCGAGATGTGCGCCGACGACCAGGCGCGGCGGGAGCGGTCGCCGCGCGAGTTGGCCATGGCGCTGCTGCGGTTCGGCGCGTCGGGCGCCTCGCCGGTTCCGGCGGGCGCGCTGGCGGTCACCACCGACGAGCCCGAGGTGCTGACCCGGGTGTCGCGGCTGCTGAACCCGGCGAAGGCGTTGACCCCCTCGCAGAGCGCGGGGGTGCTGGGCGCGGCCGTGCTGCTGATGGCGTCGATCCTGACCCTGTGGCACGTGCCGCTGTAG